The following proteins come from a genomic window of Aquimarina sp. MAR_2010_214:
- a CDS encoding carboxymuconolactone decarboxylase family protein: MNKDPRINVLDLEPNAYKAMLAMEQYLADINIAPQLKELIKIRASYINGCAYCIDMHTVEAQKINIEARKLFALAVWKESTLFSGEERAALALTDEITRIAENGVSSKVYNTVNDYFDEHQIAQLIMLIVSINSWNRIAVATKMEF, encoded by the coding sequence ATGAATAAAGACCCACGTATTAATGTACTAGATTTAGAACCTAATGCGTATAAAGCTATGCTTGCTATGGAACAATATCTAGCAGATATCAATATAGCTCCTCAATTAAAAGAGTTGATCAAAATTAGAGCTTCATATATAAATGGTTGCGCCTACTGCATAGATATGCATACTGTAGAGGCACAAAAAATAAATATTGAAGCACGTAAGCTTTTTGCTCTAGCTGTATGGAAAGAATCTACATTATTTAGTGGAGAAGAACGCGCAGCTTTAGCGCTAACTGATGAGATTACTAGAATAGCAGAAAATGGCGTTTCTAGTAAGGTGTATAATACTGTTAATGATTATTTTGATGAACATCAAATTGCGCAACTTATTATGCTCATTGTAAGTATTAATTCCTGGAATAGAATTGCCGTTGCTACCAAAATGGAGTTTTGA
- a CDS encoding Crp/Fnr family transcriptional regulator produces MSQLLYKNILEKTTITEAEFEEFLTQTKSIVVNKNEHFLNEGEMANYIAFVVSGGLYSYSIDEKGEKNVVQIALENYWIADLYSFLSGEPSKLNIEAIVETKLIIINKDNFEKTCDTIPAFERFQRLLIQKAYISTLQRISGFTSKSAPQRYLELVTEHPEIIQKVPQLLIASYLGIKPQSLSRIRKQIFNKNSTSNIS; encoded by the coding sequence ATGAGTCAACTTCTTTATAAAAACATTTTAGAAAAAACTACTATTACCGAAGCTGAGTTTGAAGAATTTTTAACTCAAACGAAGTCAATTGTGGTGAACAAAAATGAGCATTTCTTAAACGAAGGTGAAATGGCTAATTATATTGCTTTTGTAGTTTCAGGTGGACTATACTCATATTCAATTGATGAAAAAGGAGAAAAAAATGTAGTACAAATTGCTTTAGAAAATTATTGGATAGCTGATTTGTACAGTTTCCTTTCTGGAGAACCCTCAAAATTAAATATCGAAGCAATTGTAGAAACCAAACTCATTATTATAAACAAAGATAATTTTGAAAAGACCTGTGATACCATTCCCGCTTTTGAACGTTTTCAGAGGCTTCTTATCCAAAAAGCTTATATAAGCACTTTACAACGTATTTCTGGGTTTACAAGTAAATCTGCACCACAGCGCTATTTAGAACTCGTAACAGAGCACCCCGAAATTATTCAAAAAGTACCACAGTTATTAATTGCTTCTTATTTAGGTATAAAACCTCAGTCGTTAAGCCGTATTCGTAAACAAATCTTCAATAAAAATAGCACCTCTAACATTAGTTAA
- a CDS encoding SnoaL-like domain-containing protein, whose product MIEVTKTSVKEQVVALNAMIQNGQILEAFEEFYANDVIMQENENPPTFGKDANRELEEAFVSNITQFRNAEVKSVLINDNISVVQWAFDFDHKEWGTRNYLQLAIQRWENGQIINEKFYYTN is encoded by the coding sequence ATGATAGAAGTAACAAAAACAAGTGTAAAAGAACAAGTCGTGGCTCTTAATGCCATGATCCAAAACGGTCAAATTTTAGAAGCATTCGAAGAATTTTATGCAAATGATGTAATCATGCAAGAAAATGAGAATCCTCCTACATTTGGTAAAGATGCAAATAGAGAATTAGAAGAAGCTTTTGTAAGTAACATCACTCAGTTTAGAAATGCAGAAGTAAAAAGCGTATTGATCAATGACAACATTTCTGTTGTACAATGGGCTTTTGATTTTGATCATAAAGAATGGGGGACCAGAAATTATCTTCAATTGGCTATACAACGCTGGGAAAACGGCCAGATCATCAACGAAAAATTCTATTACACAAACTAA
- a CDS encoding CocE/NonD family hydrolase, translating into MKSNFFALIFMLLFFISCNDDDDFISTPTPDPISLSTKFSQYVTVSDGTRLAVTVYLPKDLTSDDEVPTIFINTRYGRESEARMQSFFTESGYALVVVDARGSSASFGVRPGEYSPQEVSDIKDILDWLVDQEWSDGNIGSYGVSYSGTSAELLAATQHPAVKAVIPGWSDFDIYDSPARPYGAISSGFISLWSDLVDKIDNGLQATPVDNDADKSLMKEAIAMHSQNPNVFDFVFNNSFKDSKNKGTYSHLESSPLYWKEKIEASNVPMLVFASWLDAGSADGAIKRFQYFSNSQKVILMADDHGAESHASPYIVSDKLISPSMSFEKIMQLHLDFFDTYLKGIDKGVHAWPNVLYYNFGEETYLSSDVWPPQGVNQERFYFKNNFELHQTIPTDLTGKDQYAVDFTTSTGEANRWLGQINDGIMGLHDRGDMDSKMLTYTTKPLSQDVQISGTPVISLQMSSTHEEGLVLVYLEDVDENGQSRYITEGGLNLIHEKENTNPYFNQSIPFHSFLEADASTMPINQIVEVNFQLLPTSVKIKAGHRIRIAIAGADNNTFDRIPKNGDPEWTFYRNKGSNSFIDLPIVH; encoded by the coding sequence ATGAAATCTAACTTTTTTGCTTTAATTTTTATGTTACTCTTTTTTATAAGTTGTAATGATGATGATGATTTTATTTCTACTCCAACTCCTGATCCCATATCACTTTCTACAAAATTCTCTCAATATGTGACAGTTTCTGATGGTACAAGGCTAGCAGTAACGGTTTATTTACCAAAAGACTTAACAAGTGATGACGAAGTGCCAACTATCTTTATAAATACAAGATATGGTAGAGAGAGTGAAGCCAGGATGCAAAGTTTTTTTACAGAATCAGGATATGCCTTAGTTGTTGTCGACGCCCGTGGTTCTTCTGCCTCTTTTGGTGTTAGACCAGGAGAATACTCTCCACAAGAAGTTTCTGATATTAAAGACATATTAGACTGGCTCGTAGATCAAGAATGGTCCGACGGAAATATTGGTTCTTATGGCGTATCATATTCGGGTACATCAGCTGAGTTATTGGCTGCAACGCAACATCCGGCTGTTAAAGCTGTTATTCCTGGTTGGTCTGACTTTGATATTTACGACAGCCCTGCTCGACCTTATGGAGCCATTTCTTCTGGTTTTATTTCCCTGTGGAGCGATTTAGTAGACAAAATTGATAATGGATTACAAGCAACTCCTGTAGATAATGATGCAGATAAATCTCTTATGAAAGAGGCCATTGCAATGCATAGTCAAAATCCAAATGTTTTTGATTTTGTTTTCAATAATAGTTTTAAAGACTCAAAAAACAAAGGTACATATAGTCATCTAGAATCGTCTCCCCTATACTGGAAAGAGAAAATCGAAGCATCTAATGTACCGATGTTAGTTTTTGCAAGTTGGCTCGATGCGGGTTCTGCTGATGGGGCTATTAAACGTTTTCAATATTTTAGTAACTCACAAAAAGTTATTTTAATGGCTGATGATCATGGCGCTGAGTCTCATGCAAGCCCATATATTGTCTCAGATAAATTGATTTCACCTTCTATGAGTTTTGAGAAAATAATGCAACTACATCTCGATTTCTTTGACACATACTTAAAGGGAATAGACAAAGGAGTACATGCATGGCCCAATGTATTGTATTACAATTTTGGTGAGGAAACCTATTTAAGTAGTGATGTATGGCCACCACAAGGAGTCAATCAAGAACGATTTTACTTTAAAAACAATTTTGAGCTGCATCAGACCATACCAACAGATTTAACAGGAAAAGATCAATATGCTGTTGATTTTACAACATCTACTGGCGAAGCAAACAGATGGCTTGGTCAAATCAACGATGGGATTATGGGGCTACATGATCGAGGTGATATGGATTCAAAAATGCTCACCTACACCACCAAACCACTTTCTCAAGATGTACAAATTTCTGGCACGCCTGTTATCTCATTACAAATGTCGTCTACTCATGAAGAAGGATTGGTCTTGGTCTATTTAGAAGATGTTGATGAAAACGGACAAAGTAGATATATTACAGAAGGCGGTCTAAATTTAATTCATGAAAAAGAAAATACCAACCCATATTTCAATCAATCAATCCCTTTTCATTCGTTTTTAGAAGCTGATGCATCTACTATGCCAATAAATCAAATTGTAGAAGTTAACTTTCAACTTTTGCCTACATCTGTAAAGATAAAAGCAGGGCATCGTATTAGAATTGCTATTGCAGGAGCAGATAATAATACTTTTGACCGAATTCCTAAGAATGGTGATCCAGAGTGGACATTCTATAGAAATAAAGGAAGTAATTCTTTTATTGATTTACCGATTGTACACTAA
- a CDS encoding GNAT family N-acetyltransferase, whose product MINDIYFQKFPQLESERLIFREIMMSDASDIQNIRTDKNVMKYMDSNPHSTLQDSKSFISKNIETYTKGNGLFWAIIEKSTNTFIGDFAYWKILIENHRAEIGYTLKPQFWGKGFMKETMVELIKFGFTHLNLHSIEANVNPENESSKKLLYRVGFRKEGYFKENYYFDGKYLDSEIFSLLEVDFKYS is encoded by the coding sequence ATGATTAATGATATTTATTTTCAAAAGTTTCCTCAGTTAGAAAGTGAAAGGCTCATATTTAGAGAAATTATGATGAGTGATGCTTCAGATATCCAGAATATTCGAACAGATAAAAATGTGATGAAGTATATGGATTCAAATCCTCATTCAACGTTACAAGATTCTAAAAGTTTTATTTCAAAAAACATAGAAACCTATACAAAAGGAAATGGACTATTTTGGGCTATTATAGAAAAATCAACAAACACATTTATTGGTGATTTTGCATATTGGAAAATACTTATAGAAAATCATAGAGCCGAGATAGGATATACATTAAAACCTCAATTTTGGGGTAAAGGTTTTATGAAAGAAACTATGGTTGAACTCATTAAATTTGGATTTACTCATTTAAACCTACATAGTATTGAAGCTAATGTTAATCCTGAAAATGAAAGCTCTAAGAAGCTTTTGTACAGAGTAGGATTTAGAAAAGAAGGGTATTTTAAAGAAAATTATTATTTCGATGGAAAATATCTAGACAGCGAGATTTTTTCATTATTGGAAGTAGATTTTAAATACTCATAA
- a CDS encoding sensor histidine kinase encodes MKEKKPALYQLKRTDKIIFIIFFIIFSLLPILTDDDRNKEPEIYPIWIVLSIDAIVLVYLIAFKWLKEFKNKYYLILLLKIFAITLLLLVPQIFIYNLLFEAKLIVSQHEFFVDVLSLLLYILIISSILFGLIMFNKNIEVQIKLLKNESTRKSNELRVLKSQIDPHFLFNNLNTLDALIDTDVKKAKPYIERLAKLYQYLLATIDEDTVSLNEEIDFAKDYIYLIKERFGNDYQFQIINQCKKDEDKLIPPCAIQTAFENIIKHNNASKQNPITIKIIIEDEHVAISNNISLKTNPVKSFGIGLNNLQSRYKILCNRTIEVAIDDHYTITLPLIQKLTQ; translated from the coding sequence GTGAAAGAAAAAAAACCTGCCCTTTACCAGCTTAAGAGGACCGATAAAATTATCTTTATTATATTTTTTATAATCTTTTCTTTATTACCAATTCTAACTGATGATGATAGAAATAAAGAACCTGAAATATATCCTATATGGATAGTTCTATCAATTGATGCAATCGTCCTGGTTTATTTAATTGCTTTTAAATGGTTAAAAGAGTTCAAAAACAAATACTATCTTATTCTTTTACTAAAGATATTTGCCATTACCCTCCTCCTACTTGTTCCGCAAATATTTATTTATAATTTATTATTTGAAGCCAAATTAATTGTTAGTCAGCATGAATTTTTTGTTGATGTATTAAGTTTACTGCTCTATATCTTAATTATAAGCAGTATTCTATTTGGTCTTATTATGTTTAATAAAAATATTGAAGTTCAAATTAAATTACTTAAAAATGAAAGTACACGAAAATCTAATGAACTAAGAGTCTTAAAAAGTCAAATTGATCCTCATTTTCTTTTTAATAATCTAAACACCTTAGACGCCCTCATTGATACTGATGTTAAAAAAGCTAAACCTTATATAGAGCGACTAGCAAAACTGTATCAATACTTACTTGCAACTATAGATGAAGATACTGTGTCCTTAAATGAAGAAATAGATTTTGCCAAAGATTATATCTATCTTATCAAAGAACGATTTGGCAATGATTACCAATTTCAAATTATAAATCAATGTAAAAAAGATGAAGATAAATTGATTCCTCCCTGTGCAATTCAAACTGCATTTGAAAATATCATAAAGCATAATAATGCATCGAAACAAAATCCTATTACTATCAAAATAATTATTGAAGATGAGCATGTTGCAATCAGTAACAATATAAGTTTAAAGACAAACCCCGTAAAATCTTTTGGTATAGGCCTAAATAACCTACAATCACGTTACAAGATACTATGTAATAGAACTATTGAAGTAGCAATAGATGATCACTATACAATAACCTTACCTCTTATTCAGAAATTAACGCAATAA
- a CDS encoding leucine-rich repeat domain-containing protein: MKTKHLLSHKYTTLLKSLLFLITSLYLVIACSSDNKNEDESEDVIYLNIPDVEFEKKLINLGIDSDNEINHRMLKVDAGEVSSIDLSSFNANKISDLTGIEGFINLKRLYAGGNNLTAIDLKSNTQLDTLVLSSNNIKSIDIGNNTELIKLNLSVNNLSSITGLSKAIKLKWLSLSTNVLEELSVQNATLTTLFIRDNHITTLDTQGAVNLTTILAQINRISKLDLSTNILLETVALSDNKIKSINLEKNTDIHTLHFSSNLLTEFDVSNLQKLIFLTIDRNPNLFCIKIGHEQNIPNLTKADYQELNTNCN, encoded by the coding sequence ATGAAAACAAAACACCTATTGTCCCACAAGTATACAACGCTTTTAAAATCGTTACTATTTTTAATTACCTCATTATATCTAGTTATTGCTTGTTCCTCTGACAATAAAAATGAAGATGAATCAGAAGATGTTATTTACCTCAATATCCCTGATGTAGAATTTGAAAAAAAACTGATAAACCTAGGAATCGATTCTGACAATGAGATTAACCACCGTATGTTAAAAGTTGATGCTGGTGAGGTGAGCAGTATAGATTTAAGTAGCTTCAATGCTAATAAAATTAGTGATCTAACAGGAATTGAAGGCTTTATAAACCTGAAAAGACTATATGCAGGAGGAAACAATCTAACAGCAATAGATTTAAAATCCAATACGCAATTGGATACGTTAGTCCTTTCCTCAAACAATATAAAAAGTATTGATATTGGCAACAATACCGAATTGATTAAGTTAAATCTTAGCGTGAATAACCTTAGCTCAATTACTGGGTTATCTAAAGCCATTAAGTTAAAATGGTTAAGTTTATCTACTAATGTATTAGAAGAGCTAAGTGTTCAAAATGCCACGTTAACAACGTTATTTATAAGAGATAATCATATAACAACCCTGGACACTCAAGGTGCTGTAAATTTAACCACCATCTTAGCACAAATCAATAGAATCTCTAAGTTGGATCTTAGTACAAATATCCTATTGGAAACAGTAGCACTTTCAGACAACAAAATTAAGAGTATTAACCTAGAAAAAAACACTGATATTCATACACTTCATTTTTCTAGTAATTTACTTACTGAATTCGATGTAAGTAATCTTCAAAAATTGATTTTTCTAACCATAGATAGAAACCCAAATCTATTCTGTATTAAAATAGGCCATGAACAGAACATTCCTAACCTCACAAAGGCTGATTATCAAGAATTAAATACCAATTGTAACTAG
- a CDS encoding LytTR family DNA-binding domain-containing protein yields the protein MKVILLEDEIPAFNKLSKYLLDHNSEVKILGWFRSLENAFEEKELFAQCDLILSDIKLLDGSSFELFHQLEVNCPIIFCTAYNKYMEDAFETNGIAYLVKPYSQESFNKAMYKYDQLFKKSNLTQLNMDAFGMIEQMLHKSIKNYKQRFSIKKENGIIVKPVADIIFFKALGDFCSLVDIHKEKHNISYKISNLEQLLDPQHFFRINRSEIVNIAFIKKVEPYFKNKMQIILSDKTVLTTSGSRTPEFRLWLDGK from the coding sequence ATGAAAGTTATACTATTAGAAGATGAAATTCCTGCATTCAATAAACTTTCAAAATACTTATTAGACCACAATTCTGAAGTCAAAATCTTAGGATGGTTTAGATCTTTAGAAAATGCATTTGAAGAAAAAGAACTTTTTGCTCAATGTGATTTGATCCTATCAGATATTAAGCTCTTAGATGGAAGTAGTTTTGAATTATTTCACCAATTAGAGGTAAACTGCCCTATCATTTTTTGTACTGCGTATAATAAATATATGGAAGATGCTTTTGAAACGAATGGAATTGCATATTTGGTTAAACCTTATTCACAAGAAAGCTTTAATAAAGCCATGTATAAATATGATCAATTATTTAAAAAGTCCAACCTGACACAATTGAACATGGATGCTTTTGGTATGATAGAGCAAATGTTACATAAAAGTATTAAAAACTATAAGCAACGCTTTAGCATTAAAAAGGAAAACGGTATCATCGTTAAACCAGTTGCAGATATTATATTTTTCAAAGCATTGGGAGATTTCTGTTCTCTTGTCGATATCCATAAAGAAAAGCACAATATCAGTTATAAAATATCCAACTTAGAACAATTACTCGATCCTCAACACTTTTTTCGAATCAACAGGAGCGAAATTGTCAATATCGCTTTTATTAAAAAGGTTGAACCCTATTTCAAAAATAAAATGCAAATTATTTTATCAGATAAAACTGTTCTTACCACAAGTGGTTCTCGAACACCTGAGTTCAGATTATGGCTAGATGGAAAATAA
- a CDS encoding YceI family protein yields the protein MKKLAIVIAFIATTYSFAQKTTWNVDASHSKVSFSVSHLVISEVDGNFNSFNGSFISNKDDFSDAKITFDIDANSINTENAKRDGHLKSEDFFYVEKYPKITFKSTSFKKKSKNKYQLKGNLTMRGITKKVTLDVSHGGIIANDGFGNTKAGFKATGTINRTDFGVAWNAKTEHGGMVVGEDIEITIKLELVKKDPNVN from the coding sequence ATGAAGAAATTAGCAATAGTAATCGCATTTATAGCGACAACATATTCATTTGCACAAAAAACTACATGGAATGTAGATGCGAGTCATTCAAAAGTTAGCTTTTCGGTTTCACATTTAGTAATCTCTGAAGTTGACGGAAACTTTAACTCATTTAACGGAAGTTTTATAAGTAATAAGGATGATTTCTCAGACGCCAAAATTACTTTTGATATCGACGCTAACTCTATTAATACAGAAAATGCTAAAAGAGATGGTCATCTAAAATCAGAAGATTTCTTTTATGTCGAGAAGTACCCTAAGATCACTTTTAAAAGTACATCTTTTAAAAAGAAAAGTAAAAATAAATATCAATTAAAAGGAAATTTAACCATGCGAGGCATAACAAAAAAAGTAACATTAGATGTTTCTCATGGTGGAATTATAGCTAACGATGGTTTTGGAAATACCAAAGCTGGATTTAAGGCTACCGGAACTATAAATAGAACTGATTTTGGGGTTGCCTGGAATGCAAAGACAGAACATGGAGGTATGGTTGTAGGTGAAGATATTGAGATAACTATAAAACTAGAACTCGTAAAGAAAGATCCCAATGTAAACTAA
- a CDS encoding Ig-like domain-containing protein — MLSKKKHFKTIYYLLILILLQCCSSDDSNNLVEKDTTPPSINSFTINNVSGNNINTPILISTTLELDIDITDDLGVTTIEIFIDAIKVANNTTPPFNFSIDVSQYNSGNHSVRIKAYDAAGNFSSTKDIAIIIDNTLPAITNVSIRNESILAGNINILSFKVSDDKDISSVAISVDNVTIATITDKNYNVNIATSNLNDGRHNIEIIASDSNNKIAKLTISFIADNTGPKITIDAINEGETISEIIQFEPKLSDEFSEINSLEVLYRNERIHFFENGAITAFSFNPDDYTSGDGRFTFIAKDALDNVSELSINTKTTQVLIRLKIPQDYLSTNIMKSWVFASKSDGSPISIVKIESGMTDIVLYATEKIDDSENFMITFYEIENSGFNRISTIQNLTITSPGTLHLAPRNTFSEESETSYTMNGFSANDIVKSQGVDYKGIKANDRFKLTLMRPQKTNQIYFYTYDNNAPETSYRYQFLNRPIGNSFALNSTAFGDQNVVLNNFVLQSYFPEVDLQPILSIFGYTNQNDYSNNVYHELFNSALTSKNTDINSSISYPLHTTFETYKHRLVSKDYITERKGIPLTNYSKPNWDIDYDTSSGNTIKIVTSGTTHSVGRLWLKNEYSIEPYYDYSWTLVYDSQKNKSEVIIPKFPDELSDLNFYKFSLDLFWQTEQLELSRYQNISNYNDYVNKVLKNNVNYDKVSDFVESLYHVPDFRKYPVFLKDVFN; from the coding sequence ATGCTAAGCAAAAAAAAACATTTTAAAACCATTTACTATTTACTTATTCTAATCCTCTTACAATGTTGTAGCAGTGATGATTCTAATAATTTGGTCGAAAAAGACACGACTCCTCCTTCGATCAATTCATTTACGATAAATAACGTATCTGGAAATAATATAAATACTCCTATACTAATTAGTACTACTCTAGAGCTTGATATTGATATTACCGATGACTTGGGAGTAACTACTATTGAAATTTTTATAGATGCTATTAAAGTAGCTAATAATACCACTCCTCCATTTAATTTTAGCATAGATGTTTCTCAATACAATTCTGGGAATCATTCTGTAAGAATTAAGGCCTATGATGCTGCAGGAAACTTCTCTTCTACAAAAGATATAGCAATTATTATAGACAATACATTACCAGCTATTACTAATGTTTCAATTCGCAATGAATCAATACTTGCTGGCAATATCAACATATTATCCTTTAAAGTTAGTGATGATAAAGATATAAGTAGTGTCGCAATATCTGTAGATAACGTTACTATTGCTACCATAACAGATAAGAATTATAACGTAAACATAGCTACATCTAATCTAAATGATGGTAGACACAATATAGAGATTATTGCTTCTGATTCGAATAATAAAATCGCTAAACTGACGATTAGTTTTATTGCGGACAATACGGGCCCTAAAATCACTATAGATGCCATTAATGAAGGAGAAACAATATCCGAAATCATTCAGTTCGAACCTAAACTTAGTGATGAATTTTCAGAAATAAATTCGTTGGAAGTTTTATACAGAAATGAACGTATTCATTTTTTTGAAAATGGTGCCATTACTGCTTTCAGTTTTAATCCAGATGACTATACATCTGGAGATGGAAGATTTACATTTATTGCAAAAGATGCTTTGGATAATGTTAGTGAATTATCCATCAATACTAAAACAACACAAGTTCTTATTCGTCTTAAAATTCCTCAGGATTATTTATCGACTAACATCATGAAATCTTGGGTATTTGCATCAAAATCAGACGGAAGCCCTATAAGTATAGTTAAAATCGAATCAGGAATGACAGACATTGTACTATATGCTACAGAGAAAATTGATGACTCAGAAAATTTTATGATTACATTTTATGAAATTGAAAATAGCGGTTTTAATCGAATCTCCACTATTCAAAACCTAACGATAACCTCTCCAGGAACCTTGCACCTTGCTCCTCGTAATACATTTTCTGAAGAATCTGAAACAAGTTATACCATGAATGGTTTTTCTGCAAACGACATCGTTAAATCCCAAGGAGTAGATTATAAGGGAATAAAAGCAAATGATAGATTTAAGCTAACACTAATGCGGCCTCAAAAAACAAATCAAATCTATTTCTATACATATGACAACAACGCTCCCGAGACAAGTTACCGTTATCAATTTTTAAACCGTCCAATTGGTAATAGTTTTGCGCTTAACAGTACTGCATTTGGCGATCAAAATGTAGTACTTAATAATTTTGTACTTCAGAGTTATTTTCCAGAAGTTGATTTGCAGCCTATACTTTCAATTTTTGGGTATACCAATCAAAATGATTATTCTAATAACGTGTATCACGAATTATTTAACAGCGCTCTTACATCTAAAAACACTGATATCAACTCCTCTATCTCTTATCCTCTTCATACTACTTTTGAGACATATAAGCACCGCCTTGTTTCTAAAGACTATATTACCGAACGAAAAGGTATACCTCTAACCAATTATAGCAAACCTAATTGGGATATCGATTATGATACATCTTCTGGTAATACTATAAAAATTGTCACAAGCGGAACTACACATAGTGTTGGTAGGTTATGGCTAAAAAATGAATACTCGATCGAACCTTATTATGATTATAGCTGGACATTGGTTTATGATAGCCAGAAAAACAAAAGCGAAGTAATTATCCCTAAGTTTCCAGATGAATTGAGTGACTTAAACTTTTACAAATTTAGTTTAGATCTTTTTTGGCAAACAGAACAATTAGAGCTTAGTCGTTATCAAAACATATCTAATTATAATGACTATGTTAATAAGGTACTTAAGAACAATGTGAATTATGATAAGGTCTCAGATTTTGTAGAATCACTATATCATGTTCCTGATTTCAGAAAGTATCCTGTGTTTTTAAAGGACGTATTTAATTAA
- a CDS encoding M43 family zinc metalloprotease translates to MTRSTTILTFLFSILFFNACDKTNVPTLPEEPTNVPPEEIISIPVVIHVINYSPDPFVISDEKIHSQIDVLNQDFRKLNPDHINTPDEFKHLVADVGIEFKLATIDPNGNPTTGIIRTESMVIASDGHEDIENIEERSLYFSDKGGQDAWPNDTYLNIWIADYSNRLGNLALPGYANPPESDPRIDGVVMDPRVFGTLEPLADGHKFGRTATHEIGHWLHLKHIFAKDKDCVSSDLVEDTPSQYESRTGHPVHPQISCNSNDMFMNFMDYVHDDAMFMFTKGQKERMRELFNEGGARRKLYLNNKSNYKN, encoded by the coding sequence ATGACCAGGTCTACCACTATTTTAACCTTCCTTTTTTCTATACTTTTTTTTAATGCTTGTGACAAAACTAATGTACCTACTCTTCCTGAAGAACCAACGAATGTTCCTCCTGAAGAAATAATTTCAATTCCGGTAGTAATTCATGTGATTAACTACAGTCCAGATCCATTTGTGATTAGCGATGAAAAAATACATTCTCAGATCGATGTATTAAATCAAGATTTTAGAAAGCTAAATCCCGATCATATAAACACGCCTGACGAGTTTAAGCATTTAGTAGCCGATGTAGGTATCGAATTTAAATTGGCAACCATAGACCCTAACGGAAACCCGACTACTGGTATAATTAGAACCGAAAGTATGGTTATTGCCTCTGATGGACATGAGGACATAGAAAATATTGAAGAGCGTTCATTATATTTTTCTGATAAAGGTGGGCAAGATGCCTGGCCAAACGATACATATCTAAATATTTGGATAGCTGATTATTCAAATCGTTTAGGTAATTTAGCACTTCCCGGATATGCTAATCCTCCTGAATCTGACCCAAGAATCGACGGGGTAGTTATGGATCCAAGAGTATTTGGAACTCTGGAACCTTTGGCTGATGGTCATAAGTTTGGAAGAACTGCTACTCATGAAATTGGGCATTGGTTACATCTTAAACATATTTTTGCAAAAGACAAAGATTGTGTATCTTCTGATCTAGTAGAAGATACACCTTCACAATATGAATCAAGAACAGGCCATCCTGTTCATCCTCAAATTTCTTGCAACAGTAATGATATGTTCATGAATTTTATGGATTATGTACATGATGATGCTATGTTTATGTTTACCAAAGGACAAAAAGAGCGAATGCGCGAATTGTTTAATGAAGGAGGTGCAAGACGAAAGTTATACCTTAATAATAAATCTAATTATAAAAATTAA